A DNA window from Streptomyces sp. CA-278952 contains the following coding sequences:
- a CDS encoding proline dehydrogenase family protein — protein sequence MLGPVILAASRSDKMRRFVSAAPGTKQVVDRFIAGETVDQVVPIVEDAADKGLEVTLDVVGEDITTPAQAEAARDAYLELVERLKDLGLGTRAEMSVKLSMFGQALEGGHELALANVRPVVEAAAAIGTTVTLDAEDHTTLDSMFAIHEELRKDFPETGCVIQSYLFRTEDDARRLSAAGSRVRIVKGAYKEPASVAYQDKAEIDKAYVRITRILMEGEGYPMIGSHDPRLIAIAQELGRQAGRKLDEYEFQMLYGIRSDEHVRLAAEGHRMRVYTAYGTDWYGYFMRRLAEKPANLLFFGRSILTKG from the coding sequence GTGCTGGGTCCCGTGATTCTCGCCGCATCGCGCAGCGACAAGATGCGCCGGTTCGTCTCGGCCGCGCCCGGCACCAAGCAGGTCGTCGACCGCTTCATCGCCGGGGAGACCGTCGACCAGGTCGTGCCCATCGTGGAGGACGCCGCGGACAAGGGCCTGGAGGTCACGCTCGACGTCGTCGGCGAGGACATCACCACCCCCGCGCAGGCCGAGGCCGCCCGTGACGCGTACCTGGAGCTCGTCGAGCGTCTGAAGGACCTCGGCCTGGGCACCCGCGCCGAGATGTCCGTGAAGCTGTCCATGTTCGGCCAAGCGCTGGAAGGCGGCCACGAGCTGGCCCTCGCCAACGTGCGCCCGGTCGTCGAGGCGGCGGCCGCCATCGGCACCACGGTCACCCTGGACGCCGAGGACCACACCACCCTCGACTCGATGTTCGCCATCCACGAGGAGCTGCGGAAGGACTTCCCGGAGACCGGCTGCGTCATCCAGTCCTACCTGTTCCGCACCGAGGACGACGCCCGCAGGCTCTCCGCCGCGGGCAGCCGGGTACGCATCGTGAAGGGCGCCTACAAGGAGCCCGCCTCCGTCGCGTACCAGGACAAGGCCGAGATCGACAAGGCGTACGTCCGCATCACCCGGATCCTGATGGAGGGCGAGGGCTACCCGATGATCGGGTCCCACGATCCCCGTCTCATCGCCATCGCCCAGGAGCTGGGCCGCCAGGCCGGGCGCAAACTGGATGAGTACGAGTTCCAGATGCTGTACGGCATCCGCAGCGACGAGCACGTCCGGCTCGCGGCCGAGGGCCACCGGATGCGCGTCTACACGGCGTACGGCACCGACTGGTACGGATACTTCATGCGCCGCCTCGCGGAGAAGCCGGCCAACCTGCTGTTCTTCGGCCGCTCGATCCTCACCAAGGGCTGA
- the pruA gene encoding L-glutamate gamma-semialdehyde dehydrogenase translates to MDAVTQVPAPVNEPVHSYAPGSPERARLELKLKELAENPIDLPMTIGGEKRMGGGERVNVVQPHNHQAVIGTFAGATEQDAQDAIDAALAAAPAWRAMAFDDRAAIILRAAELLAGPWRETLAASTMLGQSKTAQQAEIDTPCELIDFWRFNVHYARQILAEQPPANSPGVWNRMDHRPLEGFVYAITPFNFTAIAGNLPTAPALMGNVVVWKPSPTQTHAAVLLMQLLEEAGLPKGVINLVTGDGIAVSEVALNHRDLAGIHFTGSTPTFQHLWKTVGNNIAKYRTYPRLVGETGGKDFVVAHPSADRAILKTALTRGSFEFQGQKCSASSRAYVPASIWNSGFKEEFAAEVDSITMGDVTDLTNFIGAVIDERSFAKNKAAIDRAKSDPACTVVAGGTYDDSVGYFVRPTVIECSDAGSEVFTTEYFGPILAIHVYEDEKYDAMLEQMESVSDYALTGSVISGDRAAAAYTMDKLRYAAGNFYINDKSTGAVVGQQPFGGGRASGTCDKAGAPQNLQRWTLTRAIKETLVPPTDYTYPHQG, encoded by the coding sequence ATGGACGCCGTCACCCAGGTCCCCGCGCCGGTCAACGAGCCGGTTCACTCCTATGCCCCGGGCTCCCCGGAGCGCGCCCGCCTCGAGCTGAAGCTCAAGGAGCTCGCCGAGAACCCGATCGACCTGCCGATGACCATCGGCGGCGAGAAGCGGATGGGCGGCGGCGAGCGTGTGAACGTCGTACAGCCGCACAACCACCAGGCCGTCATCGGCACCTTCGCCGGCGCCACCGAGCAGGACGCCCAGGACGCCATCGACGCGGCCCTGGCCGCCGCTCCGGCCTGGCGCGCGATGGCCTTCGACGACCGCGCGGCGATCATCCTGCGCGCCGCGGAGCTGCTGGCCGGCCCCTGGCGCGAGACGCTGGCCGCCTCCACCATGCTCGGTCAGTCCAAGACCGCCCAGCAGGCCGAGATCGACACCCCCTGCGAGCTCATCGACTTCTGGCGCTTCAACGTGCACTACGCGCGCCAGATCCTCGCCGAGCAGCCCCCGGCGAACTCCCCGGGCGTGTGGAACCGCATGGACCACCGCCCGCTGGAGGGCTTCGTCTACGCGATCACCCCGTTCAACTTCACGGCCATCGCGGGCAACCTCCCCACCGCCCCCGCCCTCATGGGCAACGTCGTGGTGTGGAAGCCGTCCCCGACCCAGACCCACGCCGCCGTGCTGCTGATGCAGCTCCTGGAGGAGGCCGGGCTGCCCAAGGGCGTCATCAACCTGGTCACCGGCGACGGCATCGCCGTCTCCGAGGTGGCGCTGAACCACCGCGACCTGGCCGGCATCCACTTCACCGGCTCGACCCCCACCTTCCAGCACCTGTGGAAGACGGTCGGCAACAACATCGCCAAGTACCGCACCTACCCGCGGCTCGTCGGCGAGACCGGCGGCAAGGACTTCGTCGTCGCGCACCCCAGCGCCGACCGCGCCATTCTGAAGACCGCGCTGACCCGCGGCTCCTTCGAGTTCCAGGGCCAGAAGTGCTCGGCCTCCTCGCGGGCGTACGTCCCGGCCTCCATCTGGAACTCCGGTTTCAAGGAGGAGTTCGCGGCCGAGGTCGACTCGATCACGATGGGTGACGTCACCGACCTGACGAACTTCATCGGAGCCGTCATCGACGAGCGCTCGTTCGCCAAGAACAAGGCCGCGATCGACCGCGCGAAGTCCGACCCGGCGTGCACCGTCGTCGCGGGCGGCACCTACGACGACTCGGTGGGCTACTTCGTCCGTCCGACCGTCATCGAGTGCTCCGACGCCGGGAGCGAGGTCTTCACGACCGAGTACTTCGGCCCGATCCTCGCGATCCACGTCTACGAGGACGAGAAGTACGACGCCATGCTGGAGCAGATGGAGTCGGTCTCCGACTACGCGCTGACCGGCTCGGTCATCTCGGGCGACCGCGCGGCGGCCGCGTACACGATGGACAAGCTCCGCTACGCCGCGGGCAACTTCTACATCAACGACAAGTCGACCGGCGCCGTCGTCGGCCAGCAGCCCTTCGGCGGCGGCCGTGCCTCCGGCACCTGCGACAAGGCGGGCGCCCCGCAGAACCTCCAGCGCTGGACCCTGACCCGGGCCATCAAGGAGACGCTGGTCCCGCCGACCGACTACACCTACCCCCACCAGGGCTGA
- a CDS encoding Tox-REase-5 domain-containing protein: MSAVGGIPVAGGPAPAVAPRRELPRPLVLVRVLLLVLFGATLLGAIGLSGSALAADAMGAEVLGILLYASAPGVLAALLARHVRTGGTRVRWGIVAVQVWLILGGLANLGDGSPDGLTQLVLPILITVLISRAGSRAWFRLPSGERGQPPKFSLPHMITWKRDRGQTALEYLGLVLIVVALIGALTVGGLGGRITEGLQSAICSLTGSSCPVSPGSGSVEAGDRPGGGTGGGTDGAADGGADGGTDGGTDEGADGGSTTTGGVTGGSTEGATGGEGTGGTGGTGSTGGTEGSGGSEGSGGPEGSTTTGGGTGGPDDTGRPGTGEDTFPEDDEEPEAAHDVQASDDGEGEGEEGGEQAEEQEDCGGWGFFGCAWDRTTQVVKGLVVDGLWGDITGIIDLFKPETWSGLADYGKQLGDQWTKDSAGAGDKWADGDYLGALLDWGRASVGTVVTVGDDVFVGDEVRERWNNGEKTRAVTDVIWNIGSIFIPGYNVGKVVGKVGKLGALGKVAGAVARAADDAGAAARRARKAAEAGDLDGVRKAAKEADDAADTAEDAARRTGCAIASGPPRVRYGGGGATGVPGSGTGVLAGGSPDRIVAANGGCDEAAKAAAAQARAAERAAHLERKRLEEPERARKAEVDKKKYPQAQRNDTSDPRNYNPPSWADDLEDRTLGDADAGDGYWASRDRNPAPNWKNESWLRYQEQVTGTNRGQEYVVPHPREGKPAVEYDGWDSSRQTFLEAKNGYGSYLSTSGSGALTPSGKDKFVTEARAQVEASGGRSVEWHFSDPEVAKAARRAFRDEGLPVKVVHSPTKPNDSTRKPGAFDE; the protein is encoded by the coding sequence ATGTCTGCTGTCGGTGGCATACCCGTAGCGGGAGGCCCGGCTCCGGCCGTCGCCCCGCGGCGTGAACTTCCGCGCCCGCTCGTCCTGGTCCGCGTGCTGCTCCTCGTGCTGTTCGGGGCGACGCTGCTGGGGGCGATCGGCCTGTCCGGCTCGGCCCTCGCCGCGGACGCGATGGGCGCCGAGGTGCTCGGCATCCTGCTGTACGCCTCCGCGCCCGGGGTGCTCGCGGCGCTGCTGGCCCGGCACGTACGGACCGGCGGCACACGGGTGCGGTGGGGCATCGTCGCCGTACAGGTGTGGCTGATCCTCGGGGGCCTCGCCAACCTCGGGGACGGGTCGCCGGACGGGCTGACCCAGCTGGTCCTGCCGATCCTGATCACCGTCCTGATCAGCCGCGCGGGGAGCCGGGCGTGGTTCCGGCTGCCGTCCGGCGAACGGGGGCAGCCGCCGAAATTCTCGCTCCCGCACATGATCACCTGGAAGCGGGACCGGGGGCAGACCGCCCTGGAGTACCTGGGCCTGGTCCTGATCGTCGTCGCGCTGATCGGGGCCCTGACCGTGGGCGGCCTCGGCGGCCGGATCACCGAGGGCCTCCAGTCCGCGATCTGCTCGCTGACCGGCAGCTCCTGCCCGGTCTCCCCGGGCAGCGGCTCCGTCGAGGCGGGGGACCGCCCGGGCGGCGGTACGGGCGGGGGTACGGACGGGGCAGCTGACGGTGGCGCGGACGGGGGAACCGACGGCGGTACGGACGAGGGAGCCGACGGCGGTTCGACGACCACGGGCGGCGTCACCGGAGGATCCACGGAGGGGGCCACCGGTGGTGAGGGCACCGGCGGTACCGGAGGCACCGGCTCCACCGGAGGCACCGAGGGCTCGGGCGGATCCGAGGGCTCGGGCGGGCCCGAAGGCTCGACCACGACCGGCGGCGGCACCGGCGGCCCCGACGACACCGGCCGCCCCGGCACCGGCGAGGACACCTTCCCCGAGGACGACGAGGAGCCCGAGGCCGCCCACGACGTACAGGCGTCCGACGACGGTGAGGGCGAGGGCGAGGAAGGGGGCGAGCAGGCCGAGGAGCAGGAGGACTGCGGCGGCTGGGGTTTCTTCGGCTGCGCCTGGGACCGTACGACGCAGGTCGTCAAGGGCCTCGTGGTCGACGGGCTCTGGGGCGACATCACCGGGATCATCGACCTGTTCAAGCCGGAGACCTGGTCGGGCCTGGCCGACTACGGCAAGCAGCTCGGCGACCAGTGGACGAAGGACTCCGCGGGCGCCGGCGACAAGTGGGCGGACGGCGACTACCTGGGCGCGCTCCTGGACTGGGGCAGGGCGTCCGTCGGCACGGTGGTCACGGTCGGCGACGACGTGTTCGTCGGGGACGAGGTCCGCGAGCGCTGGAACAACGGTGAGAAGACCCGGGCCGTCACCGACGTGATCTGGAACATCGGCTCGATCTTCATCCCCGGCTACAACGTCGGGAAGGTCGTCGGCAAGGTCGGCAAACTCGGTGCGCTGGGCAAGGTCGCCGGAGCCGTGGCGAGGGCCGCTGACGATGCGGGGGCGGCGGCCCGCAGGGCCCGCAAGGCGGCCGAGGCCGGCGACCTCGACGGCGTGCGAAAGGCGGCGAAGGAGGCCGACGACGCGGCGGACACCGCCGAGGACGCGGCCCGCCGGACCGGCTGCGCCATCGCCTCGGGCCCGCCGCGCGTGCGGTACGGCGGGGGCGGGGCCACCGGAGTCCCCGGCTCGGGCACCGGCGTGCTGGCGGGCGGCTCCCCGGACCGGATCGTCGCCGCGAACGGCGGGTGCGACGAGGCCGCCAAGGCGGCCGCCGCCCAGGCGCGAGCAGCCGAGCGGGCCGCCCACCTGGAGCGGAAGAGGCTGGAGGAGCCCGAGAGGGCACGCAAGGCCGAGGTGGACAAGAAGAAGTACCCGCAGGCGCAGCGCAACGACACCTCCGACCCGCGCAACTACAACCCGCCGTCCTGGGCCGACGACCTGGAGGACCGTACGCTCGGGGACGCCGACGCGGGCGACGGCTACTGGGCGAGCCGGGACCGCAACCCCGCGCCCAACTGGAAGAACGAGTCCTGGCTGCGCTACCAGGAGCAGGTGACCGGTACCAACCGGGGCCAGGAGTACGTCGTGCCGCATCCCCGGGAGGGCAAGCCGGCGGTGGAGTACGACGGCTGGGACTCCTCCCGGCAGACGTTCCTGGAGGCCAAGAACGGCTACGGCAGCTATCTGTCCACGTCCGGCAGCGGCGCTCTCACCCCCTCGGGCAAGGACAAGTTCGTCACCGAGGCGCGCGCCCAGGTGGAGGCGTCCGGCGGCCGGAGCGTGGAGTGGCACTTCTCCGACCCGGAGGTGGCCAAGGCCGCCCGCAGGGCCTTCCGGGACGAAGGGCTGCCGGTCAAGGTGGTCCACAGCCCGACGAAGCCCAACGACAGCACCAGGAAGCCGGGGGCGTTCGACGAGTAG
- a CDS encoding nitroreductase family protein, which yields MSDSTPTPRQWSPIHGDPYRPAPYRPERIAPEESLARAARLRERMDERRTVRAFSPDPVPEQVVRDAIACAATAPSGAHQQPWTFALVKDPEVRRRIREAAEHEEKVSYDGRLGEEWLAALRPLGTDAVKAHMTDAPALIVVFQQRYWLGEDGTKRKHYYGDESVGIAVGMLLSALHLSGLAALIHTPSPMRFLGEVLNRPENEKAFAVIPVGYPADDCEVPDLVRKSLDQVLVEI from the coding sequence ATGTCCGACTCGACGCCCACGCCCCGGCAGTGGTCGCCCATCCATGGCGATCCGTACCGTCCCGCGCCCTACCGCCCCGAGCGGATCGCCCCGGAGGAGTCGCTCGCCCGCGCCGCCCGGCTGCGGGAACGCATGGACGAGCGCAGGACCGTCCGCGCCTTCTCCCCCGACCCTGTCCCCGAGCAGGTGGTGCGGGACGCCATCGCGTGCGCGGCCACCGCCCCCTCCGGCGCGCACCAGCAGCCGTGGACCTTCGCCCTGGTCAAGGACCCCGAGGTCCGCCGCCGGATCCGGGAGGCCGCCGAGCACGAGGAGAAGGTGAGCTACGACGGGCGGCTCGGCGAGGAGTGGCTCGCGGCGCTGCGCCCGCTGGGCACGGACGCGGTGAAGGCCCATATGACGGACGCGCCCGCCCTGATCGTGGTGTTCCAGCAGCGCTACTGGCTGGGTGAGGACGGCACGAAGCGCAAGCACTACTACGGGGACGAGTCGGTCGGGATCGCGGTGGGCATGCTGCTCTCCGCGCTGCACCTGTCCGGACTCGCCGCGCTGATCCACACCCCGAGCCCGATGCGCTTCCTCGGCGAGGTCCTGAACCGGCCCGAGAACGAGAAGGCGTTCGCCGTGATCCCCGTCGGCTATCCCGCCGACGACTGCGAGGTCCCCGACCTGGTGCGCAAGTCGCTGGACCAGGTGCTGGTGGAGATCTGA
- a CDS encoding MDR family NADP-dependent oxidoreductase, with translation MAGREPRQHRWQQMQGGAAESGNPEPAPGTAVVENLYLSVDPYHREEMDGGWERGDPLEGRAHGRVTASRAPGIAEGDLVLHRAGWRTHALVTPGGRGTRPVPAYEGVPLTAHLSILGGTGLTAYVALTRTLEFRAGQDLFVSAAAGGVGTAVGRIARLLGAGRLIGSAGTPAKVARLTAELGFDAAFDYHDGPVGELLAQAAPDGIDAYVDNVGGDHLEGAISALREHGRIAWVGAISQYHSAHEPPAAPRNLFDIVEKSLRLEGVLVRNHPDAQTELDALVVPRLRGGLVVPDVTVVDGFERTVDGFLGMLRGENTGKMLIRIAD, from the coding sequence GTGGCGGGCCGTGAGCCGCGCCAGCACCGGTGGCAGCAGATGCAAGGCGGCGCTGCGGAAAGCGGCAATCCGGAACCGGCTCCCGGTACGGCGGTGGTGGAGAACCTCTACCTCTCGGTCGACCCGTACCACCGCGAGGAGATGGACGGCGGCTGGGAGCGGGGGGACCCGTTGGAGGGCCGTGCCCACGGCCGGGTGACGGCCTCCCGGGCCCCCGGCATCGCGGAGGGCGACCTCGTCCTGCACCGCGCGGGCTGGCGGACCCACGCCCTGGTGACACCCGGTGGACGCGGAACGCGTCCGGTGCCCGCGTACGAGGGGGTCCCGCTCACCGCCCACCTCTCGATACTCGGCGGCACCGGGCTCACGGCCTATGTGGCACTCACCCGGACGCTGGAGTTCCGGGCCGGTCAGGACCTCTTCGTTTCGGCGGCGGCGGGCGGCGTCGGCACCGCGGTGGGGAGGATCGCGCGACTGCTCGGCGCCGGACGCCTGATCGGGAGTGCGGGAACACCTGCGAAGGTCGCCCGGCTGACCGCGGAGCTCGGATTCGACGCCGCCTTCGACTACCACGACGGCCCGGTCGGCGAACTGCTGGCGCAAGCGGCCCCGGACGGCATCGACGCCTATGTCGACAACGTCGGCGGGGACCATCTGGAGGGCGCGATCTCGGCCCTCCGCGAACATGGGCGGATCGCCTGGGTCGGCGCCATCTCCCAGTACCACTCCGCGCACGAGCCGCCCGCCGCTCCGCGCAACCTCTTCGACATCGTGGAGAAGAGCCTGCGCCTGGAAGGGGTGTTGGTGCGCAACCACCCGGACGCGCAGACGGAGTTGGACGCGCTGGTGGTGCCGCGTCTGCGCGGTGGGCTGGTCGTGCCCGACGTCACCGTCGTGGACGGTTTCGAGCGGACGGTGGACGGGTTCCTCGGGATGCTGCGGGGCGAGAACACCGGCAAGATGCTGATCCGGATCGCCGACTGA
- a CDS encoding isoprenyl transferase, with amino-acid sequence MKLLPLFLRRPIEAVYERRLAATLVGLPRPQHVGIMVDGNRRWARKAGHTDVREGYRAGGAKVTTFLGWCTAAGIEHVTLFMLSDDNLGRPAEELGPLIEVIEETVRDITAEGRDWEVRAIGSLDMLPGASARVFKEATAATAGRGGLKVDVAVGYGGRREIVDAVKSAFEEHIAAGGDPAELVARFGIDDISRHLYSPVADHTDFIIRTSGEQRLSGFLLWQSAYAEMHWVDCYWPAFRHVDFLRALRSYANRERRFGK; translated from the coding sequence ATGAAGCTGCTTCCCCTGTTCCTCCGACGGCCGATCGAAGCGGTGTACGAGCGTCGGCTCGCCGCCACCCTGGTGGGCCTGCCGCGCCCCCAGCACGTCGGGATCATGGTCGACGGCAACCGGCGCTGGGCCCGGAAGGCCGGGCACACGGACGTCCGGGAGGGCTACCGGGCGGGCGGCGCCAAGGTCACCACGTTCCTGGGCTGGTGCACGGCCGCCGGGATCGAGCACGTGACCCTCTTCATGCTCTCCGACGACAACCTGGGCCGCCCCGCCGAAGAGCTCGGCCCGCTGATCGAGGTCATCGAGGAGACCGTCCGGGACATCACCGCCGAGGGCCGCGACTGGGAGGTCCGGGCGATCGGCTCGCTCGACATGCTGCCCGGCGCCAGCGCCCGGGTGTTCAAGGAGGCCACCGCCGCCACGGCCGGGCGCGGCGGCCTCAAGGTGGACGTGGCGGTCGGCTACGGCGGCCGGCGGGAGATCGTCGACGCCGTGAAGAGCGCCTTCGAGGAGCACATCGCGGCCGGCGGCGACCCGGCCGAACTGGTCGCCCGGTTCGGGATCGACGACATCTCCCGGCACCTCTACTCGCCCGTCGCCGACCACACGGACTTCATCATCCGCACCTCCGGGGAGCAGCGGCTGTCCGGCTTCCTGCTCTGGCAGTCCGCCTACGCCGAGATGCACTGGGTGGACTGCTACTGGCCGGCCTTCCGGCACGTGGACTTCCTGCGCGCGCTGCGCTCGTACGCGAACCGGGAACGCCGCTTCGGCAAGTGA
- a CDS encoding GNAT family N-acetyltransferase → MDPSPAVRVAHTSELTASELGRIRALLDTAFDGDFADEDWEHSLGGVHALVRAGDGLLIAHGSVVQRRVLHADRSYRAGYVEAVAVRADHRRAGHGHRVMAALEHVVDTAYDFGALSASDAGAALYAARGWQVWPGRLGALGPAGPVPLPEEEGTTYVRPAAGRPLPAPGDPLHFDWRDGDLL, encoded by the coding sequence ATGGACCCGTCCCCCGCAGTGCGCGTCGCCCACACCTCCGAGCTCACCGCCTCCGAACTGGGCCGGATCCGCGCCCTGCTCGACACCGCCTTCGACGGCGACTTCGCCGACGAGGACTGGGAGCACTCCCTCGGGGGCGTCCACGCCCTGGTACGCGCCGGAGACGGCCTCCTGATCGCCCACGGCAGCGTCGTCCAGCGCCGTGTCCTGCACGCGGACCGTTCCTACCGCGCCGGATACGTCGAGGCCGTCGCCGTCCGCGCCGACCACCGCCGCGCGGGCCACGGCCACCGGGTGATGGCCGCCCTGGAACACGTCGTCGACACGGCCTACGACTTCGGGGCCCTGTCCGCCTCCGACGCCGGCGCGGCGCTCTACGCGGCGCGCGGCTGGCAGGTCTGGCCCGGCAGGCTCGGCGCCCTCGGCCCGGCCGGCCCCGTACCGCTGCCCGAGGAGGAGGGCACCACCTATGTCCGTCCCGCGGCCGGGCGTCCCCTGCCCGCGCCCGGCGACCCGCTCCACTTCGACTGGCGGGACGGCGACCTGCTGTGA
- a CDS encoding S1 family peptidase translates to MRRNSRARLGVSLLLVAGALGLGAAPSTAADAPVAPIPSAIPAPSAYALDAAVERQLGAAAAGTYLDAKTGNLVVTVTTDRAEEQARATGATVRRVARSAAQLDAAMETLEAEAKITGTSWGVDPRTNRVAVEADSSVSARDMARLEAVAERLDGAVDIKRVPGVFHREVLGGGAIYGGGSRCSAAFNVTKGGARYFVTAGHCTNISANWSAGSGGSVVGVREGTSFPTNDYGIVRYTNGSSPAGTVDLYNGSTQDISSAANAVVGQAIRKSGSTTKVTSGTVTAVNVTVNYGDGPVYNMVRTTACSAGGDSGGAHFAGSVALGIHSGSSGCSGTAGSAIHQPVTEALSAYGVTVY, encoded by the coding sequence ATGAGACGCAACTCCCGCGCGCGCCTCGGTGTTTCCCTGCTGCTCGTCGCCGGCGCCCTCGGACTCGGAGCCGCCCCCTCCACCGCCGCCGACGCCCCGGTGGCGCCCATCCCCTCGGCGATCCCCGCGCCGTCCGCGTACGCGCTCGACGCCGCCGTCGAACGGCAGCTCGGGGCCGCCGCCGCCGGCACCTACCTCGACGCGAAGACCGGGAACCTGGTCGTCACCGTCACCACCGACCGGGCGGAGGAGCAGGCCCGCGCCACCGGGGCCACCGTCCGCCGGGTGGCCCGCAGCGCCGCCCAGCTCGACGCCGCGATGGAGACCCTGGAGGCCGAGGCCAAGATCACCGGCACCTCCTGGGGCGTCGACCCGCGCACCAACCGGGTCGCCGTCGAGGCCGACTCCTCCGTCTCCGCACGGGACATGGCCCGTCTCGAAGCCGTCGCGGAACGGCTCGACGGCGCGGTCGACATCAAGCGCGTACCGGGCGTCTTCCACCGCGAGGTGCTGGGCGGCGGAGCGATCTACGGCGGCGGCAGCCGCTGCTCGGCGGCCTTCAACGTCACCAAGGGCGGGGCCCGCTACTTCGTGACCGCCGGACACTGCACCAACATCTCCGCCAACTGGTCGGCCGGCTCGGGCGGTTCGGTCGTCGGCGTCCGGGAGGGCACCAGCTTCCCGACCAACGACTACGGCATCGTCCGCTACACGAACGGCTCGTCGCCCGCCGGGACCGTCGACCTCTACAACGGCTCGACCCAGGACATCTCCTCCGCCGCCAACGCCGTCGTCGGCCAGGCGATCAGGAAGAGCGGATCCACCACGAAGGTGACCTCCGGCACGGTCACCGCCGTCAACGTCACCGTCAACTACGGCGACGGGCCCGTCTACAACATGGTCCGCACCACCGCCTGCTCCGCCGGCGGCGACAGCGGCGGCGCCCACTTCGCCGGATCCGTCGCCCTCGGCATCCACTCCGGCAGCTCCGGCTGCTCGGGCACCGCGGGCTCGGCCATCCACCAGCCGGTCACCGAGGCGCTCTCCGCGTACGGCGTGACGGTGTACTGA
- a CDS encoding PucR family transcriptional regulator → MTGDYQELVDEISALLDAPATLENRDFGLVAFGAHDSDDDSAMDPVRTRSILTRRSTPAVRAWFEGFGITRATGPVRIPAAPEAGVFRDRVCLPVRHRGVVLGYVWLLDADPGPTDEQLTAAMEVAARIGALLSDEARAGADLSREFGAVLTAGPGRQRDTAVAALGEALGPDAAGLHTVVCVTPWADDTPSVRGVGSAAALATVAAPGGAGPLSLAALVRLRAPDRLDPALSAADRLRTDAGPAATGGIATPRRGLDELPVSWREATAAARAARAESRLGPVARWSAIGPYRLLTALPGTGDTPGDPAVAPLLTSPHRELAHTAEVFLDCAGQAGRTAAALGIHRQTLYYRLSRIQQITGLDLNDGEDRLLLHMAVKRARL, encoded by the coding sequence GTGACAGGCGATTACCAGGAACTGGTCGACGAGATCTCGGCCCTCCTCGACGCCCCGGCCACCCTGGAGAACCGGGATTTCGGCCTGGTCGCCTTCGGAGCCCACGACAGCGACGACGACTCCGCGATGGACCCGGTCCGCACCCGGTCGATCCTGACCCGGCGCTCCACGCCCGCCGTGCGCGCCTGGTTCGAGGGGTTCGGCATCACCCGGGCGACCGGGCCCGTCCGGATCCCCGCCGCCCCCGAGGCCGGGGTGTTCCGGGACCGCGTCTGCCTTCCCGTACGCCATCGGGGCGTCGTCCTCGGTTACGTCTGGCTCCTCGACGCCGACCCCGGCCCGACCGACGAGCAGTTGACCGCCGCGATGGAGGTCGCCGCCCGGATCGGGGCGCTGCTCTCCGACGAGGCGCGGGCGGGCGCCGACCTGTCGCGGGAGTTCGGCGCGGTGCTCACGGCGGGCCCCGGCCGGCAGCGCGACACCGCCGTCGCCGCGCTGGGCGAGGCCCTGGGGCCGGACGCGGCGGGGCTGCACACGGTGGTCTGCGTGACCCCGTGGGCGGACGACACGCCCTCGGTACGGGGGGTGGGCTCGGCGGCCGCCCTGGCGACGGTCGCCGCGCCGGGGGGAGCCGGGCCACTGTCGCTGGCCGCGCTCGTCCGGCTGCGCGCGCCGGACCGCCTCGACCCGGCCCTGAGCGCCGCGGACCGGTTGCGCACCGATGCCGGCCCGGCCGCCACCGGGGGGATCGCCACGCCGCGCCGGGGCCTGGACGAGCTGCCGGTCTCCTGGCGCGAGGCCACGGCGGCGGCCCGCGCGGCACGGGCCGAGAGCCGCCTCGGCCCGGTCGCCCGGTGGTCGGCGATCGGCCCGTACCGTCTGCTGACCGCCCTCCCGGGCACCGGCGACACCCCCGGGGACCCGGCGGTCGCCCCGCTGCTGACCTCGCCGCACCGGGAGCTGGCGCACACCGCCGAGGTGTTCCTGGACTGCGCGGGCCAGGCGGGCCGGACGGCCGCCGCGCTGGGCATCCACCGCCAGACGCTCTACTACCGGCTCTCCCGGATCCAGCAGATCACCGGCCTCGACCTGAACGACGGCGAGGACCGGCTCCTGCTGCACATGGCGGTGAAGCGGGCCCGGCTGTAG